From the genome of Rhinatrema bivittatum chromosome 11, aRhiBiv1.1, whole genome shotgun sequence:
TTTTCCCTGATGAAGGAGATTTAGAAAGActctgaaacattgcaatgtagGACACTGATCCAATCAAGAGGCTCGCCAATACGGTGGAGATAGCTCCTTCTACAAGCTTTTGCATAAATAGCTGCTATTATCAGCATTCTCCACACGCACAGAGTGACCGATGATTGCAAAGTCCAGTGCTAAACCGGGCAGATCCGGTTTGGAAAGCCTTAAGCACTTTATGATGGTCGCTCTTTAAATAAGCCCTTATTTATTATTATAGCAGGACTTTCAATGTATTGGCTATTGTACGAGTCCTGCTATTGGGGGGATTTTGTGGGGGTTTTGAGTGGTAGGCAGCGTTTTAGCGCAGTCCTTGCGTGTtttgctgccctctacaggccaTCACTAGGCAGTGCATCGGCTCTGCGCACGCATTGTGTGCTCAGTTTTGGATGCGCCTTTTGTGTGCACAACTTCTGCACTGTTTCAATTGCTCTGCTTGGCGCACAAGTTGTGCGTGTGCCTTGCTGTGCTTACCTCTACGCTGCTTAATTTTTGTGCGCAAGCCATTCAGACGCCTGTTTACTGCCACAATGGCACCTGTAAGCAAGAAACCTAAGCCTCTTCCtattgtgttgcctgtcatattagggcctctcagcctgacctggcttctaatctgtgtcagcgctgctcagatgctcagggagcgttgtcttcctcggattttgctaagcctggctcctcccattctgatgaaGGGTTGGTCACGTCCTTGACTGGGGGGACGCCagaccttggttctcccttgaccgGCTCCTCCAcaggcgagggcagttctgtgggaccagctccagttccttctgggcttggacccagctgcttttttggggggggaatttttttcaaggcttacaagcctctTCTTCAGGAATagtcctctgcttcccccattCCTGTCCGGTCGGACCCTCAGCCCATGGCTCCTCACTCTTCCAagtcctatgcttaagtgccAGGGCTCACCTCTGCTCCCTGCTGGCGTTCCCAATAGGaacccagatggcactgatgatgaggcagatcctgattccctggaagatctCCGGGCCTGAAACCGTATCAAAccagagatgaactgctggccccaatttcccagactttgaaagggctgggtgttcctggtgcagatgctatgtcagagccgaagaagaatcccattttggtttccttacataaagcctcGTTTTTCCCTGGTGATgaatgccatccaggaattgatcgatcatgaatgggatgccccagaggcaaattttaaaggggatcagatattggaaggcctgtacttcctggatctgtctgtgtgagtgtgtttgcATCTTCCCTTGTCTCTAAGCTAATGATGAGCCCCATGGAGGGAGAAGCAGCCTTGAAGTGTGTCCATGAGAGGCAGAggcaatgaatttacagattgcctcctgttgcgtcCTAGaggcgagatcttgtctgcttctctctcaggaggttgaatATTCTGgatggaattccagagcggttatggagcctCCTGTTGCCTTTtcagcagatgcaggctgcgatttggtgtgtacctcagccaggggcgtggCTTCAGTGATACTGGCCAGGCTtcaactctggttgcaaaattggtcagctgccgcagcctccaaagctactcttacaaagatgccctttaaagactCACTCTGATTTGGGACTgagttggaaaaactggccagtaagtggggcgaatcgccgcttccttggttgctggaggataagaaccAGCTGCAGCGCCCCTTTTGCATGAGGAGTCGTCTCCGGGGTTCCATGTgatttttgtccctacagaggacctttcagaggactcaggcTTTCGCTAGGTCTCTGTCCTTTCATCCCAgccagcccaagagaggagcgggctcgggtggtggaccttcccaatgaaggtttgctgagaCACCTTTGGAAACAAGAGAGGGGTATCCCACTATCTCTTATCAGAGGTGAGacgagatcacatcggaccagtgggtcctggaggtgatacaagaaggatatgcactggaatttttttTAGTGTTCCTTGTGatgtgttcatgatgtctccttgccactccctgcagaagaagcaggcagtggaatctatgCTGCAAAGGCTCTGAAGGCTGTGGTTCCTGTGCCCACGTCTCCAGAAAGTATGGGGTAATAGTCCATTTATTGTATTGTGCCCAGGAAGGAGgttcctggattggccactgttggaaacaggatgctgggcttgatggacccttggtctgacccagtatggcattttcttatgccattgtggatctcaaaagggtcaaccatcatttgaaggtgactcgtTTTCATGTGGAAACCTTACTCTCtttgataatggcagtgcagtcagaatttctaacctccctggatctgtctgaggcctaccttcatattcccatctgtttGGAACACTGTTTTCTATATTTTGGGGTGTTGGGGCACAATTATAAATTTCAGGTGCAGCCCTTTAGTCTAGCCACCACCCCCAGAATGTTTTCCAAGtttatggtggtagtagctgcggccttgagaagagaagggatcTTGGTGCACCCAtgcttggatgactggctgatttgagccaagtctcaggaagagagccgcctggtgacatacaaggtgatctccttgttgcaggagcttggttgggtggtgaacctggccaagagcagtcttcagccatcccagtcgttgGGATGGTTGAGTATCTAGGGCTTTGATTTGACATGGGAcaggacaaggttttcctgccagaagtttgaattcagaaattgatgtctcaggtgcgtcagttggtgaacaTTATATACCCGActgtgtggtcctatctacaggtgctcagttTGGTGGCAATCCTGGAAGTGATGAtgtgggtgagggcacatatgcgtcctcttcagcacttgCTACTGTCTgtttggaacccgcagtctcaggactatttgatttggctccacttgccaatgaaAGTCTGCTCTTGCCTCCAGTGGttgttgcaggaggctcatctgagagagtttccttgtcctccctgacctgGTTGGTACTTACAAAAGATGCGAGTCTCCAGCGttagggagctcactgtcagcagctgatggcccaagggcATTGGAATGCCGAggagtcccgctggaacatcaatcacctggaaaccTGGGCGGTCTGGTTgtcatgcttgcagttcagcctcAGGATGCAGGATTAAGTGGTCCGTGTGAGGTCGGACAGTGCAACaatggcctacatcaattgccagggagaaGCCAAGTTCCACCAAGTGTTGCAGGAAACAGACCAACTTATGCAATGGGTAGAAGGTCATCTACAGGTTATCTCGGCCTCTCACTGCAGGAAAAtcaacataagagcagactttctcagcagagagagcctggacccaggagaatgggtgttgtacgccgaggcgtttcagctgagtGTGGATCATTGCTGGGGCCTTCtcttcctagacctgctggcgacttctcgtaATGCCAGTCTCAGGAAAGATCGGTGGTGCCTGGGCAGAGATGCTCTCGTACGGGTCAGGCTTTATGCCTTTTTTTCTGTGGCCATTGCTGGGTAGGATGATTTGCAAAATCGAAGCCCACAGAGGGCTAGTACTCCTGCTGGTGccggattggcccaggcatccgtggcAAGCAGATTtgcaaagactcctggtggagacaccTCTTTGGCTTCTGCTGCGCCaggatctgttacagcagggtcCAGTTCTTAATGAGGATCACACTCTGTTCTGGCTTGAggcttggcccttgagagggcataagaacataagaaaatgccatactgggtcagaccaagggtccatcaagcccagcatcctgtttccaacagtggccaatccaggccataagaacctggcaagtacccaaaaactaagtctattccatgtaaccattgctaatggcagtggctattaaaGCGTGGGAATTCTTCTGCTGTGATTTCCACTTGCTCCGCGCTTGGAtgttttccacttccttagcctatgtgaggGTTTGGAGAGTAGTTAAGGCCTTGTGGGAGGAGCGTGCTGTTCTTCCttgttaagatccctctcattctggattttttgcaggatgggttgaataaaggattggcccttaattccttgaaagtgcaggctgtggctcttgcctgtttcagaggcccgaTGAATGGTGGTTCcttatcgtctcatcctgatgtggcctgctTTTTGAAGAGAGTGAAgtatcttaggcctcccttgagctcctttgtggagtcttaatttggggCTGGAGTTGGGGCGGGCCCCTGCATTCTGACCGCTGTGTAGCCTTTCCGTATGGTTATTGACATAGAGGCACCAGGACTACTCTCTTCGATGTTCTACGTGTcaaatttccaagctgcaggcctgcTCTTGTTGGGAGTCTTTCCTTTGGATGACTCCAGGGCTGTTACACCTGCGCACTGtttcatccttcttgcccaacgTGGTCTAGGAATTTCATGTGAATGGATCCATTTCCttgtcagggatgtggaggagtattACCTGCTGTGTGCCTTGGATGGCAAGAGACTGGTGTGGTACCTGGAGGTTTCTTAGCCTTTTcggaagatggatcgcctgtttggcCTCCATGGTGGAAATAAAGGTGCTCTAGCTTCGCAGCTACACTAGCTCACCGGATTAAGTAGGTGGTCACGGCCACAtctgtggatgctgaaaagccctTGCCTATGCAGGTTTGGGCTCAGACAGTGTCATGGGTAGAGGTTAGATTGTCTCCCGTCAATATCGGCTGTGCCGCGGTGGTCCTTACCCACTTTTTCCAAGTTTTATTATctgatgtgcaggcctgggaagatgcagcctttgcatgtttggtgttgactggaccacagcCAGCCTCCTATGCTGTTGGGGACTAGCTTTGgaacatcccactggtgtggagtccctctgtctacacgctaggaaatggagaaattacttacctgataattttgttttccttagtgtagatagatggacttgtgcagcagccgagggcgggaagctAAGTGTGTCaatcctcctgtggggctctgggtcgcCAAGGCTTACTGGTAACTTTTCATCCAGGCCCTAGCTTCGGCTACCTAGAACCTTACCTGAGGACAGtgttatggttggttgagtataggtatggttatctgtttttaatcatgtttattGCTAGTCTggccacagttgcttttgaagagaatactggcagactggggtcactgcaggagtatatagaCTGTGATGTCtgcttgctccatctgctggcaggggaccaTAATCCACTCCACCTGAGTCCTATCTGTCTACGCGCTAGCAAAATGAAATTCTCAGgtcagtaatttctccattgtacaCTATTTTCCCAGCTATCAAGAACTGAACCCAGTAAGGGCAAATCATCTGCATAAGAGTGAAATGCAACCCTGATGTTTTACACAACTCCACCTCTCTCTATCTACCCCAAGTTGCTTTAAGAGGAGGGTGGTTGATGTGTTATGGAtgtttctattctgcttttcaagcCCTTCAAATTCCATGCAGCTACTGCCCCTATGTCCCTGGCCGCAGAGGGCTCCTAAGGTtgtgaggagcagcagcagaattgCTCTTGCAGGCTTAAGTGGATGCTTTAGGTTGCTAGTCTTAGTGCTGCTGTTATTTCTCAGCTCCCAAAGCTCTTGCTAGAGGTTTTACtcccttcttatttatttattagttgctTTTATATACTAAAGTCCGTAGGAAACATCATCATTGGTttacaatgtaataaaatataaaacacaattaaaaggTAAGCAtaaacaatgcttttaaaatatggtccTTTAATTTTAAGTAATGTGCATCTTTGAGTACTTTACTCTTTCTTCTTATGACTACTTGCTGcctctttattattttatatgcAGCAGACTAATGCCTGGTGCTGGGTGTTTGGCTGAGTGTGTGCTACAAGGCAGGACTCCTGCAGGCACTGCAGCAAGGGCGTGTGAGTCCAGCTTTTGTTATTCAACATTTCATagtctgcttccccccccccccccccaatggattACAACAACTGTAAATAAGCCCCCTCGCCTTAGCGCTAGAGGTAGAAGGGGATTCAGAGCAGGGGTAGCACTAATGCACGGGTGCGTCAGCTGTGGCCTCTGTTCAGGGTAGGAGGGTAAAAGAGCCGGCGCTGGATGGACCCAGATCAGTTCAGCCTCCTATGGATGGAGACAGAGTTTCACTGACAGCGCTGCAGCACcagaggtgccacctgcagcgCCCTTGGGGGGGTCCCTGGATCGCCGTGGGGGGTGCAGCGGGGGGTCCTGGATCGCTGAACGGGGGAGGGTGCAGCGGGGGGTCCTGGAtcgcggggggagggggtgcagcgGGGGGCCCTGGATCGCGGAGGGAGGGTGCAGCGGGGGGTCCTGGAtcgcggggggagggggtgcggggAGTTCCTGGATCGCGGAGGGAGGGTGCAGCGGGGGGTCCTGGATcgcggggggagagggtgcgGGAGTTTCCTGGATCGCGGGGGAGGGGTGCAGCGGAGGGTCCTGGATCGCGGAGGGATGGGTGCAGCGGGGGGTCCTGGAtcgcggggggagggggtgcggggAGTTCCTGGATCGCGGAGGGAGGTGCAGCGGGGGGTCCTGGATcgcggggggaggggtggtgcgGGGAGTTCCTGGGATcgcgggggggagagggtgcagcggggggtcctggtcgcggggggagggggtggcagcggggggtcctggatcgcgggggggggggggtgcggggagTTCCTGGCTCGCGGAGGGAGGTCCTGGATCGCGGAGGGAGGGTGCAGCGGGGGGTCCTGGAtcgcggggggagggggtgcggggAGTTCCTGGATCGCCGTGGGGGGGTGCAGCGGGGGGTCCTGGGATCGCGGGGGAGGGGGTGCGGGGAGTTCCTGGATCGCCGTGGGGGGGTGCAGCGGGGGGTCCTGGAtcgcggggggagggggtgcggggGGTCCTGGATCGCGGGGGGAGGGGGTCGGAAACGGCGGCGCCCCCCCCCCGGTTAAAGCGAGCCTCTTCGTAGCGCGCCCCGATCAATGGCGCCCTTTCTGGAGGCGGCCGGCGGCGCGGATCTTCGGTAGCAGGAGAGGAAGGGGCGGGCCCGGCTGCCGCCGGAAGCGGAAAGGCCGCGGTGTCTCCTGGAGCCGGGTGACGGTACCGATAGCGGCTGCCGCCCCCTGTGAACgtgactttctttctttctttctttctttcagggcccggccatggaggagaagaggaagaggagaagcccCAGGGGGTCCCTGGCCCCACGCAAGCTGCCCCTCCCGGCGCCCACCGCCACCTTCGGCTTAGCCCATCCACCGTCCCCGAAGCAGAGGACCAAGTTCAGAAGGTCAGGCCCAGGAAGCTGCTGTGCCGGcagccttcaccacatcctcggGTTCCCGGCGCCCCGGTGCAAAGGAACCGTCTGGGAGGTCTCCTGTGCAgagagctgggggtggggaggctgGCGTCCCTCATGATAGTGGCGTCCCTCACGATAGTGGCGTCCCTCACGATAGTGGCCATCCCTCACGATAGTGGCGTCCCTCATGATATAGTGGCCATCCCTCACGATAGTGGCGTCCCTCACGATAGTGGCGTCCCTCGCGATAGTGGCGTCCCTCGTCCCTCACGATAGTGGTGTCCCTCACCATAGTGGCGTCCCTCGCCATAGTGGCGTCCCTCGACCCTCATGATAGTGGCCATCCCTCACGATAGTGGCCATCCCTCACGATAGTGGCATCCCTCATCATAGTGGCGTCCCTCATCATAGTGGCCGTCCCTCATCATAGTGGCGTCCCTCATCATAGTGGCGTCCCTCATCATAGTGGCGTCCCTCATCATAGTGGCGTCCCTCATGATATAGTGGCCATCCCTCACGATAGTGGCAgttttgtgctttttttccccacagagtGAACAAGGAGAAAGTGAAGACAGCACCCGCTGCTGGAAGTGTGGGGCCCTTAGCCACTCCTCTGCAACACTCCTTCCTGACCGATGTGTCTGATGTGTGTGACATGGAGAGTGGCCTCCTGAATCTTCTCAGTGACTTCCACTCAGGAAAGCTGCAGGCCTTTGGTAGGGGGCCAGCATGGCTAGCAGGGTTTATAGCACTCGGCCACAGTCGGTGAGGTGCCACCTTGTAATTGGATCAGTGGCCCATGGTTACAAGAGTGCACAAAGGCATCCTGGTGCGTGCGCCCTAGCCCGGCAGTGGTCAGATATAAAAGAGGAGGAAAAGCCCCCTGGGTAGCTGAGAATGAAGGACCATGGAGTCTGATCCCCCATCCCTGCTTTCAGCTGAGCTTCAGCTCAGTCCAAGCAGCAAAAAGAAACTGCTGCCCCCACTTCCCCCCCAGGAAAAGATTTAAATCAAAGCCTTAGGATCTttgtcttcagtttttattttatttttctcttcggAATTCATGTTTATTACAGGAGCAAGAGACATTGGTGGAAAAACGGACTCGTCCTGGTAACTATCAGTTTTGCTCTTGTAATAAACCCTGAGGAATGTGAACAGGAAGGTCCCTGAAtgtaaggaggagcaggagggcgCGCTCTTTTCCTCAGCACATGCTCTGCTCGTGCAGGAGAGACGTGCTGTAAGGTTATGAAATCAACGAAATGGAGCTTTTACTTCTCACCAAATTTCCTTGCAACCAATAAACATGGTCTcacgttttttatttttgttaacctttattttttgGAGCTTAAAAAATGGATTGTTGTAATAAACAGAAGAAACTCAGTAGATTTGTAACCCATCTCATTGCCACAGGGAAGGCTTGTTCCTCTCTAGTGACTGCTCGTCATGTAACCCTGCAGCACCACCCCAGCACCCACCCAGGATACCCCTGTTGTCACTCAGAGGGGCCTGCACCTGTTCACATGCTTCTAAACTGGTACCCTCCCACCTGCCTCTGCGCAAGCTCTCTGCCCACAAACCCTGGTGGTTTCTAGAGACAGTGAGACCCCTCGCAACTAAGGGTCACACAGGTCCTAGAAGTAACACCCACAGACCAAATAAACACAATACCAGGATCATTAGTCAGTCCAAGACAGGCAGAGCTAACTAATAAGTTTATTAAGAAAAAGGAGGATCAGTGAACGGATAAAAGACTTAAACTGCAAACAAACAGGTAAAACGGGGATTATAACTCAAAAGTTAATTGAACACTATTCACTACCTAGTTGGTGCCTGGGGagttcaggaaaaggctgaacAGGGCCTCAGTGCAGAGATCTGTTCCCCTTTGCACTCCCAGCCGAGAGTGGAGAATTCCAGAACTCTCAGGGCAAGTTCTCTGTCCACAGGGCCAATCAGGGCGCACAGTATTAACAgctttctggccaatggcactgcaggGTGTTTCAGTGTCACATGCACTCAGGGCTGCTAGGATGTGTATGCTGATCAAGCCACCTTCAGTCAAGGCATCCAAAGCCTCTGCCAGAGCTACAGTGCAGAGGTCAAACACCACCAGCAGGCCAGCACACAGGAAATGA
Proteins encoded in this window:
- the CCDC28B gene encoding coiled-coil domain-containing protein 28B encodes the protein MEEKRKRRSPRGSLAPRKLPLPAPTATFGLAHPPSPKQRTKFRRVNKEKVKTAPAAGSVGPLATPLQHSFLTDVSDVCDMESGLLNLLSDFHSGKLQAFGKACSFEQLEHVREMQEKLARLHFSLDVCVEDQSEDQKISVADRNLEQLLSNLEELSTSIQKLHLAENQDHQNSAPA